A genome region from Nitrospirota bacterium includes the following:
- the lipB gene encoding lipoyl(octanoyl) transferase LipB, whose translation MVRQALRLAQDPIRSRVYRGAHHERQLTAHPEPVEGWSGIRRPAAHSSHCEILDLEEVDYGQALSLQEKCRDAVERGHPGFWLFLQHPPVVTTGRRPESLSDLPGGSESLRPLGVGFAQTDRGGRLTYHHPGQIIGYPILDLRRERWKLRTYIDRLAALISGTLATFGLEARFHPDHPGLWVESGHGTLKIASIGVHVRRSITTHGFALNVHRPTITVSGLKMCGMEADRFTSMEDLLRHPPELQAVKQTLMRRAERMDETHG comes from the coding sequence ATGGTTCGACAAGCCCTTCGACTGGCTCAGGACCCCATAAGGTCCCGAGTCTATCGAGGGGCTCACCACGAGCGGCAACTGACCGCTCACCCTGAGCCCGTCGAAGGGTGGAGCGGCATTCGCCGTCCGGCGGCTCATTCCAGCCACTGCGAGATCCTGGATCTCGAAGAGGTGGATTATGGCCAAGCCCTTTCCCTCCAGGAAAAATGCCGCGACGCCGTCGAGCGCGGTCACCCCGGCTTCTGGCTTTTCCTCCAACATCCACCGGTGGTCACCACGGGCCGCAGACCGGAGTCCCTTTCGGATCTCCCCGGTGGTTCCGAATCGCTGCGACCGCTCGGCGTCGGCTTCGCTCAAACGGATCGGGGTGGAAGACTTACTTACCACCACCCAGGACAGATCATCGGCTATCCCATTCTGGATCTCCGGCGAGAGCGTTGGAAACTCCGAACCTACATCGATCGGCTGGCGGCGCTTATTTCAGGAACTCTGGCGACCTTCGGCCTTGAGGCCCGTTTCCATCCCGATCATCCCGGCTTGTGGGTCGAATCGGGGCACGGCACTCTGAAAATCGCGTCCATCGGCGTTCATGTCCGCCGCTCCATCACCACCCACGGGTTCGCGCTCAACGTGCATCGACCCACGATCACGGTCTCCGGCCTGAAGATGTGCGGAATGGAAGCCGATCGATTCACGTCCATGGAGGACCTCTTGCGCCACCCCCCCGAACTCCAAGCGGTCAAACAAACCCTGATGCGCCGGGCCGAACGCATGGACGAGACTCATGGCTAG